The sequence CACTAATCATTATTCATTATGAAGTCATCTCTTTCCATGCTTTTGCAGAATGGACTGGTAGATGTCAGACTTCAGAAACCTGGGATAGCAGTCTCTCGCCATTAGACTGAAGATCATCTTCTGTGCCGTATCAAATGAGCTCAGGTTTGGCTCTGAGATGTTGTTTGTAATATTTGTGCGAGTCCCAGAATCAATATTGACCTGAAAATAAGGgcaacacacttttattttttttgtcttaataataaataaataaataaataaataaaagtaaaaaaatatataataaaataaaaataaatatataatatatattatataataaaaatatataatatataataaataatatatattttttttaaatctaaagggacaaaaatgtttatacattattTGAGAATATGAATAGACCAAATAAAATCcatgatttatttagttttattttatttgttgttgttgttgttgtggacaAATTGGGACTAAACTATTTTCTGATTTCTATCTTCAAATGCTGAATGCCTGCATCTCCCAAGGATGAAGGTGAAATTGGCAATGAAGGACTCTCTCATGAACTTTTGAGCAGCAGGACCGAATAGTTGATTCCCTCAGTAGGACATTACAGGAGCTGAGCACACTTCAGTCATTCACCTGTCTGGGTGCTTCCGTTTGCACAAACTCTGTGTAGATTTGGTTTGCCCTGCTGATCATCTCTGGTGGGCTCGTGATCTTTTTGTATTCCTCACATGCCAGCCAGAACAGAatattttcctcactgtattcCGACTTTAGGAAGTCCTGGAAAGCCATCTGTCCCGCTGCAGCATGACACCATCATGAGAGTTAATTATCACAAATAGTTAAGTGTTACTTCTCCAATTTAGATGTTGAAActgaaatttgaaaattaatatttgaacatACTTTAAGCAGATACAATATTTGATAAGTATTCATACAGCAATGAGATTGAGATTCATCACTTCAACATGAACCATTGTTTTTATTCAAACTAATTTGTTTACAAATGACAGAGtaactctttatttatttgcattatgccAAACTTCAGACATCTTATCTTATCTTCTTATGCTTTCAACAGACTATaagcaaaatgtaatattttatttttctcaatacatatagctaataaataaatatttatgatgaaatatatttatatttatatatatatatatatatatattttttttatttttttgctgattaaaagcatgtttttctTTATGAATTAGTCAGATTCTTTAGAagtaatatttatgattttttcttaAATGGATGGTGCACAATATTCAATCCAATGTTAACCAGATAATATTCAGAACTGAATTTTCTTACCTTTACAGGACAGAAGCTTCTCGATGGACTCGCCCCAAGAGTCCACATCATCAACAGGTTCCTGAGAAAAGCAACAAAATCTACCCTTGAAAATTACATGGAGATCCTTCACTGGTGAAGCTGATTGTGATACAGATCTCAAATACATTGATTACAGAATCCTATAGCATTCTGCCAACAATATTCCTGTAAGTTTAACTCCTTAGAATCTGAAATTCCTCGTGACCAGTAGATTCAAGTGTATTAGTCGTTAATATCATTTCAAAAATAAGAAAGCAGAAGGAACCATTAATAATCAGGGACTCACTTTATGGCCATCTCTGACAGCGGTGTCCTCTGCATGGAGTCTCCTTCACTCTCTGACTCTGT is a genomic window of Cyprinus carpio isolate SPL01 chromosome B2, ASM1834038v1, whole genome shotgun sequence containing:
- the rgs1 gene encoding regulator of G-protein signaling 21; translated protein: MYLRSVSQSASPVKDLHVIFKGRFCCFSQEPVDDVDSWGESIEKLLSCKAGQMAFQDFLKSEYSEENILFWLACEEYKKITSPPEMISRANQIYTEFVQTEAPRQVNIDSGTRTNITNNISEPNLSSFDTAQKMIFSLMARDCYPRFLKSDIYQSILQKHGKR